The region TGAGTTTGAATTAGGTTTTGCTCCAGAATTTGACGTCGATGTAAAAGGTAAAAAAGCCATTACACAATACGAAATCAAAACAGACGATAAAACAATCAACAGCCAGATCGATCGTGTACGTGAGAATTATGGTAAGTTAATTGCAAAAAAAGAAGTTGCCGAAAAAAATGAAGTTACTGGAGTTTTCAAAAATGAAGACGAAGGTATCCAAGCAGACGCTACTTTCTCTACTGTGAAAATCAAAGGGAAAAGCAATCTTAAGAAGTTTGTAGGAGCTAAAGTTGGAGACACTTTAGAGCTGAAAACAAAAGGTCTTTTTGCCGATGATGATGATTTAGTGACCTTACTTAAAGTAGAAGAAGAAAAAGAAAAAGGACTTGATATTAACGTAACTTTTGAAATCACTGAAGTAAACGAGCGTGAGAAAGCAGAGTTGAATCAAGAGTTCTACGACAAGCTTTTTGGCCCTGGTGTTATCAAAAGTGAAGATGAATTAAGAGAAAAACTACGTGAAGATGCCGCAAAGCAATTTGGCCAGCAAACCGACCAAAAGCTACTAACTGATATCACAGAAGCTCTTATTGCCAACACAAAATTTGACTTACCAGCAGACTTCTTGACCAGATGGATCGCTAACAATGGTGAGAACGAATTCACAGCAGAAGAAGCTGCAGAAGAGTACAACCGTTCTGAAAAAGGATTGAGGTACCAGTTGATTGAA is a window of Nonlabens sp. MB-3u-79 DNA encoding:
- the tig gene encoding trigger factor, which translates into the protein MNIKRTDIDALNATLTLDITKADYQEQVDKILANHRKTANIPGFRKGQVPVSLINKKYRIPVLVEEINKMIQSQLNEYITKEKLNLLGNPLPKDQEDVNWEADDFTFEFELGFAPEFDVDVKGKKAITQYEIKTDDKTINSQIDRVRENYGKLIAKKEVAEKNEVTGVFKNEDEGIQADATFSTVKIKGKSNLKKFVGAKVGDTLELKTKGLFADDDDLVTLLKVEEEKEKGLDINVTFEITEVNEREKAELNQEFYDKLFGPGVIKSEDELREKLREDAAKQFGQQTDQKLLTDITEALIANTKFDLPADFLTRWIANNGENEFTAEEAAEEYNRSEKGLRYQLIESTIVKNNEELQLKFEDLQAYSRTMIRTQMAQYGHMDATDEEVDQVVARIMSNQDEVKRMSEQLQNEKMLKFFKENAKLKKKELTYEDFIKEAYDA